In Salvelinus alpinus chromosome 20, SLU_Salpinus.1, whole genome shotgun sequence, a genomic segment contains:
- the LOC139547161 gene encoding uncharacterized protein, with the protein MVHYLLLQSQGQVPPHVTTEHMSNWLVSQSKKSLRERVWKETLEEGNDLARLAWEVNTCLKMMDIEHEAFCKLRHSTSPADIDPKVHSIVERAVRSILGEQSNESRSNLLSPSQVVVEVVPRLLLALWLQPEEGHSEHPILISGMAVGMVAAVVEKLSCMLKDTSPHIPFFQAAAFDSVRSILGRISQSFSTDDLQSPFYMSSVCAFVADEVQSCFQPPAATLPVPPVLTVAVSTTLPADIQADQASSHLEVEDITTNTEADPASFHLNVVDITPNTEADLASSHLNVVDITTNTEADPASFHLNVVDITPNTEADLASSHLNVVDITPNTEADLASSHLNVVDITTNTEADPASFHLNVLDITPNTEADPASSHLNVVDIIPNTEAEPISSLLEVVDVTPEERTLTMADFATLPADIQEEDVAVVIPDVTPHVTKDVTLDVPRRARKGAVRRLFCRLWRAVCSCAYHKEEEEQY; encoded by the exons ATGGTCCACTATCTGCTGCTCCAGAGTCAAGGCCAGGTCCCGCCCCATGTCACCACGGAGCACATGAGCAACTGGCTGGTGTCTCAGAGCAAAAAATCCCTTCGGGAGAG GGTGTGGAAGGAAACCCTGGAGGAGGGAAACGACCTCGCTCGGCTG GCCTGGGAAGTAAACACTTGCCTAAAAATGATGGACATAGAGCACGAGGCTTTCTGCAAGCTCCGCCACTCCACCTCGCCAGCTGACAT CGATCCTAAAGTCCACAGCATCGTGGAGAGAGCTGTGAGGAGCATTCTGGGCGAGCAGTCCAATGAGTCCCGTAGCAACCTGCTCAGCCCATctcaggtggtggtggaggtggtgcccAGGCTTCTCCTGGCCCTGTGGCTTCAGCCTGAGGAAGGCCATTCAGAGCACCCAATCCTAATAAGCGGGATGGCCGTGGGTATGGTGGCGGCCGTAGTGGAGAAGCTCTCCTGCATGTTAAAGGACACTTCCCCTCACATCCCTTTCTTCCAGGCTGCTGCTTTTGACTCTGTGCGGTCGATCCTCGGGAGAATCAGTCAGTCCTTCTCCACGGATGACCTCCAGAGCCCTTTTTATATGAGCTCGGTCTGTGCCTTTGTGGCGGACGAGGTGCAGAGCTGCTTCCAGCCCCCTGCAGCCACCCTACCAGTCCCCCCTGTCCTCACGGTGGCCgtctccaccacactaccagctgACATCCAAGCAG ACCAGGCTTCTTCCCACCTGGAGGTTGAGGACATCACCACTAACACAGAGGCAGATCCAGCTTCTTTCCACCTGAATGTTGTGGACATCACCCCTAATACAGAGGCAGATCTGGCTTCTTCCCACCTGAATGTGGTGGACATCACCACTAACACAGAGGCAGACCCAGCTTCTTTCCACCTGAATGTTGTGGACATCACCCCTAATACAGAGGCAGATCTGGCTTCTTCCCACCTGAATGTTGTGGACATCACCCCTAATACAGAGGCAGATCTGGCTTCTTCCCACCTGAATGTGGTGGACATCACCACTAACACAGAGGCAGACCCAGCTTCTTTCCACCTGAATGTTTTGGACATCACCCCTAATACAGAGGCAGATCCGGCTTCTTCCCACCTGAATGTGGTGGACATCATCCCTAATACAGAGGCCGAGCCCATCTCTTCCCTCTTGGAGGTTGTGGACGTCACACCTGAAGAAAGGACTCTCACGATGGCCGACTTCGCCACTCTGCCAGCTGACATCCAAGAGG AGGATGTTGCTGTGGTCATCCCGGATGTCACCCCACACGTCACCAAGGACGTGACACTGGATGTTCCACGCAGAGCTAGGAAAGGGGCAGTCCGGCGATTATTTTGCAGGCTTTGGAGGGCAGTGTGCAGCTGCGCCTACCACAAGGAAGAGGAGGAACAATATTAA
- the LOC139547176 gene encoding zinc finger protein 135-like, with the protein MSSLSYSPPVKEEGVCWTEKDALGLNIVVKEEEEEVSVIVQNEVGGEAVTLKEGEDAFRVKEEVDVTVKKEEDAVKEEREITVTLKEEKEEQEEEEREDLINTRKRSDYFGSSGEPQQHHDADEAEKSLSTSGHLKKHHQRPTGKKSHCCSHCGKRCKSSSELKIHQRVHTGEKPYSCDQCGKSFTHSSNMKTHQRTHTGEKLHHCSDCGKSFSTSQTLKLHQTSHTGEKSHSCDLCGKSFSQADQLIIHQRVHTGEKPYSCNQCGKRFTQSSSLNRHQRTHTGEKPYSCDQCGKSFGRTYYLTEHKQTHTGDKPYHCSDCGKSFASLRNLTQHQRTHTGEKPYSCDQCDKRYSHSSGLIKHQKIHAEDPTPDLGSRTQSVE; encoded by the exons atgagttcactaagctactctcctcctgTTAAAGAAGAAGGGGtttgctggacggagaaagatgctctggggctgaacattgtcgtgaaagaggaggaggaagaagtgtCTGTTATCGTCCAAAACGAAGTTGGGGGTGAGGCTGTTACCTTGAAAGAAGGGGAAGACgcattcagagtgaaagaggaggtggATGTTACTGTGAaaaaagaggaggatgcagtgaaggaggagagagagataactgtcacattgaaagaggagaaggaggaacaagaagaggaggagagagaagatctgattaacacca GAAAGAGAAGTGACTATTTTGGATcttctggggagcctcaacaacatcatgatgctgacgaggcagagaagagtctctccacatcaggacacctcaagaaacaccatcagagacccacagggaagaaatctcactgctgctctCACTGTGGGAAACGTTGCAAatcttcatcagaacttaaaatacatcagcgagtacacacaggagagaaaccttatagctgtgatcaatgtgggaagagttttactcattcAAGTAATATGAAAACACACCagcggacacacacaggagagaagcttcACCACTGTTCAGATTGTGGGAAAAGCTTTTCAACATCACAGACTTTGAAGCTACACCAGAcatcacacacaggagagaaatctcataGCTGTGATCTGTGTGGGAAAAGTTTTAGTCAAGCTGATCAACTGATTATACACCAGcgagtacacacaggagagaaaccttatagctgtaatcaGTGTGGGAAGCGTTTTACTCAGTCAAGCAGCCTGAAtagacaccagagaacacacacaggcgagaaaccttatagctgtgatcaatgtgggaaaagCTTTGGTAGAACTTATTATCTGACTGAACAtaagcaaacacacacaggagacaaaCCTTACcattgctctgactgtgggaagagctttGCTTCCCTAAGAAACCTGAcacaacaccagagaacacacacaggagagaagccttatagctgtgatcaatgtgacaagagatactctcATTCAAGTGGTCTgattaaacatcagaaaatacatgcaGAAGAtccaacaccagacctgggtagtagaacacagagtgtggAATGA